From the genome of Geminocystis herdmanii PCC 6308, one region includes:
- a CDS encoding HhoA/HhoB/HtrA family serine endopeptidase — MNINKSLRQFFSHLFAVMVGVIIVFSGVQPLIAQNARADVLAQADVAVTADSFVAKAVEKTGKSVVRIDTEKVITRSLDPIFDDPFFRQFFGDQFRNRIPQERRVTGQGSGFIIDREGIILTNAHVVSGADKVTVTLKDGRKFEGQVRGSDQVTDLAVVKITPQGQDLPVASLGDSSVVKVGDWAIAVGNPIGLDNTVTLGIISTLNRPSSEVGILDKRIDFLQTDAAINPGNSGGPLLNARGDVIGINTAIRADATGIGFAIPINRAKELQSILAQGKEVPHPYIGIQMIKLTPELARENNRDPNTAFLIPEVEGVLVMRVLPNTPAEEGGLRRGDVVVKVNNQPVKDANQLQRLVESSGLNQTLKFSVVRSNQQLELNIRTAQLR, encoded by the coding sequence ATGAATATAAACAAATCCTTGCGTCAATTTTTTTCTCATCTTTTTGCGGTTATGGTAGGGGTAATCATTGTTTTTAGTGGAGTTCAACCTCTCATAGCTCAAAACGCTAGGGCTGATGTCTTAGCTCAAGCGGATGTAGCCGTTACTGCCGATAGTTTTGTGGCGAAAGCCGTAGAAAAAACGGGTAAATCGGTGGTAAGAATCGATACGGAAAAGGTGATTACTCGTTCCCTTGACCCGATTTTTGATGATCCTTTTTTCCGTCAATTTTTTGGGGATCAATTCCGTAATCGGATACCTCAAGAAAGAAGGGTAACGGGGCAGGGTTCGGGTTTTATCATCGATCGAGAAGGTATAATTTTAACTAATGCTCATGTAGTCAGTGGTGCTGATAAAGTAACCGTTACCCTCAAAGATGGACGAAAATTTGAAGGGCAAGTGAGGGGAAGCGATCAAGTTACAGATTTAGCGGTAGTGAAAATAACTCCTCAAGGGCAAGATTTACCCGTTGCTTCTCTGGGGGATTCTTCTGTTGTAAAGGTGGGAGATTGGGCGATCGCCGTGGGCAACCCCATTGGTTTAGATAATACCGTAACTCTAGGCATTATTAGTACCTTAAATCGTCCTTCTTCAGAAGTGGGCATATTGGATAAGAGAATCGACTTTCTACAAACCGATGCGGCAATTAACCCCGGTAATTCGGGAGGTCCTCTTTTGAATGCTAGGGGAGATGTTATTGGTATTAATACGGCTATTCGTGCCGATGCTACGGGGATCGGTTTTGCTATTCCTATTAATAGAGCAAAAGAGTTACAGTCAATTTTAGCTCAAGGGAAAGAAGTACCTCATCCTTATATTGGTATTCAGATGATCAAGTTAACTCCTGAGTTAGCAAGAGAGAATAATCGTGATCCCAATACAGCCTTTTTGATTCCTGAAGTGGAGGGAGTTTTAGTGATGAGGGTTTTACCGAATACTCCAGCCGAAGAAGGGGGATTGCGTCGAGGTGATGTGGTGGTGAAAGTTAATAATCAACCCGTTAAAGATGCTAACCAATTACAAAGGTTAGTGGAAAGTAGCGGACTTAATCAGACTTTGAAGTTTTCTGTAGTTCGATCGAACCAACAACTAGAGTTAAATATTCGTACGGCACAGTTAAGATGA
- a CDS encoding protochlorophyllide reductase — MTTDNKPTVIITGASSGVGLQGARALAQKGWFVVMACRNLEKTHKAAKEVGIATQNYQAIHLDLASFDSVRKFVQDFRSSGRKLDALVCNAAVYYPLLKEPMRNEDGYEISVATNHLGHFLLCNLMLEDLQKSGNPEPRLVILGTVTANPKELGGKIPIPAPPDLGDLEGFKEGFKAPIAMIDGKKFKSGKAYKDSKLCNMLTMRELHRRYHQSTRIVFSALYPGCVATTALFRNHFSLFQKIFPLFQKNITGGYVSEELAGDRLAMVVADPEFNVSGVYWSWGNRQKEGRKSFVQEVSDEASDKDKGELMWTLSKQLVGLN, encoded by the coding sequence ATGACTACAGATAATAAACCCACAGTAATCATTACCGGAGCATCATCAGGAGTCGGATTACAAGGTGCGAGGGCATTAGCTCAAAAAGGTTGGTTTGTGGTTATGGCTTGTCGTAACCTTGAAAAAACCCATAAAGCAGCGAAAGAAGTTGGTATTGCCACTCAAAACTATCAGGCAATTCATCTTGATTTAGCCTCCTTCGATAGTGTGCGGAAATTTGTGCAAGACTTTCGCTCATCAGGAAGAAAATTAGATGCCTTAGTCTGTAACGCAGCAGTTTATTACCCGTTACTAAAAGAACCCATGCGCAACGAAGACGGCTACGAAATCAGCGTAGCTACCAATCATTTAGGGCATTTTTTACTCTGTAACTTGATGTTAGAAGATTTACAAAAATCTGGCAATCCCGAACCCAGATTAGTCATTTTAGGTACAGTTACCGCTAACCCCAAAGAATTAGGCGGTAAAATTCCCATTCCCGCCCCCCCAGACTTAGGAGATTTAGAGGGTTTCAAAGAAGGCTTTAAAGCACCTATTGCGATGATTGATGGTAAAAAATTCAAATCAGGGAAAGCCTACAAAGATAGTAAACTGTGCAATATGTTAACCATGAGAGAATTACATCGTCGTTATCATCAATCAACCCGCATTGTTTTTTCTGCTTTATATCCCGGATGTGTAGCCACTACGGCTCTTTTCCGCAATCATTTTTCTTTATTCCAAAAAATCTTCCCTTTATTCCAAAAAAATATTACAGGGGGTTATGTGTCAGAAGAATTAGCAGGAGACAGATTAGCTATGGTTGTAGCCGATCCTGAATTTAATGTTTCTGGTGTTTACTGGAGTTGGGGAAATCGTCAAAAAGAAGGGCGTAAGTCTTTTGTACAGGAGGTTTCTGACGAAGCTAGTGATAAAGATAAAGGCGAATTAATGTGGACTTTGAGTAAACAATTAGTGGGACTTAATTGA
- a CDS encoding response regulator translates to MNNYRNISTLKRQERFVSVSPPSKIMVVDDQPLSLLQAVDLVNYDGYDSIECMDSREVMELAFKYQPDVILMDIFMPEINGLEVAKRLKLQPQTKSIPIVLMSVTDEPNLWQQALKIGVEEVILKPLEYYYLHQKIKSLTKFCSKGFNPHK, encoded by the coding sequence ATGAATAACTATCGTAATATCTCCACATTAAAACGACAAGAAAGATTTGTGTCGGTGTCTCCTCCTAGTAAAATAATGGTGGTAGATGATCAACCTCTAAGTTTATTACAGGCGGTGGACTTAGTTAACTATGACGGTTATGATTCGATCGAATGTATGGATAGTCGAGAAGTAATGGAATTAGCCTTTAAATATCAACCCGACGTAATTTTAATGGATATTTTCATGCCCGAAATCAATGGCTTAGAAGTGGCAAAAAGACTAAAATTACAACCTCAAACTAAATCAATTCCCATTGTCTTAATGTCCGTTACCGATGAACCAAATTTGTGGCAACAAGCCCTTAAAATTGGGGTAGAAGAAGTGATCTTAAAACCTTTAGAATACTATTATTTACATCAAAAAATTAAAAGTTTAACGAAATTTTGTAGTAAAGGTTTTAACCCTCATAAATAA
- the typA gene encoding translational GTPase TypA, protein MSLPIRNLAIIAHVDHGKTTLVDALLKQSGIFREGEEVPTCVMDSNDIERERGITILSKNTAVRYRDTLINIVDTPGHADFGGEVERVLGMVDGCVLIVDANEGPMPQTRFVLKKALEKGLRPIVVVNKIDRPRSEPDKAVDKVFDLFVELGADDDQCDFTTLYASGISGFAKESLDDENVDMKPLFEAILHHVPPPAGDPNKPLQLQVTTLDYSEYLGRIVIGKIHNGTIQAGQQAALIKEDGSMVKARISKLLGFNGLQRVELEEASAGYIVAVAGFADANIGETITCPSEPQALPLIKVDEPTLRMTFSVNNSPFAGQEGKFVTSRQIRDRLDKELQTNVALRVEDGDSADQFVVSGRGELHLGILIENMRREGFEFQVSQPQVIYRQVNGQPYEPFEYLVLDVPEEAQGSCIERLGQRKAEMQDMQSGGNGRTQLEFIVPARGLIGFRGDFIRITKGEGIMNHSFHEYRPLVGDLETRYNGVLTSFEEGVSTFYAMKNAEDRGIFFIHPGTKVYKGMIIGESNRAQDVEINVCKTKQLTNHRSATGDELVQLQAPVEMSLERALEYIGADELVEVTPESIRLRKLGKKLAKR, encoded by the coding sequence ATGTCTCTCCCCATTCGCAATCTTGCGATTATTGCCCACGTTGATCATGGCAAAACAACCCTAGTTGATGCACTATTAAAACAGTCTGGTATCTTCAGAGAAGGTGAAGAAGTCCCTACCTGTGTCATGGACTCCAATGATATTGAAAGAGAAAGAGGAATTACCATTCTTTCCAAGAATACAGCAGTACGTTATAGAGATACATTGATTAATATAGTAGATACCCCCGGACACGCTGACTTTGGCGGTGAAGTTGAACGAGTTTTAGGAATGGTTGACGGTTGTGTTTTAATTGTCGATGCCAACGAGGGACCTATGCCTCAAACCCGCTTCGTTCTTAAAAAAGCCCTCGAAAAAGGATTACGTCCTATTGTCGTAGTTAATAAGATCGATCGACCCCGTTCCGAACCTGACAAAGCCGTCGATAAAGTATTTGACTTATTCGTTGAGTTGGGCGCAGACGATGACCAATGTGACTTTACCACCCTTTACGCTTCAGGTATTAGCGGTTTTGCTAAAGAAAGTCTCGATGATGAAAACGTGGATATGAAGCCCTTATTTGAGGCGATTTTACACCATGTTCCACCTCCGGCAGGAGACCCCAATAAACCTTTACAGTTACAAGTTACAACCCTCGATTATTCCGAATATTTAGGGCGTATTGTCATCGGGAAAATTCATAACGGCACAATTCAAGCAGGACAACAAGCCGCTTTAATCAAAGAAGATGGTTCGATGGTGAAAGCCCGTATCAGTAAACTACTAGGCTTCAATGGTTTACAAAGAGTAGAATTAGAGGAAGCTAGTGCAGGTTATATCGTAGCCGTGGCTGGTTTTGCGGATGCGAATATTGGAGAAACCATCACTTGTCCTAGTGAACCTCAAGCGTTACCCTTAATTAAAGTGGATGAACCTACTTTAAGAATGACATTCTCTGTCAATAACTCTCCTTTTGCAGGGCAAGAAGGCAAATTTGTTACATCTCGTCAAATCCGTGATCGTCTTGATAAAGAACTACAAACTAACGTAGCTTTAAGAGTTGAAGATGGTGACTCAGCGGATCAATTCGTAGTATCAGGACGTGGAGAATTGCATTTAGGTATCCTCATCGAAAATATGCGCCGTGAAGGATTTGAGTTTCAAGTATCTCAGCCTCAAGTAATTTATCGTCAAGTCAATGGGCAACCCTACGAACCTTTTGAATACCTCGTTTTAGACGTACCCGAAGAAGCGCAAGGCTCTTGTATCGAGCGCTTAGGGCAACGTAAAGCCGAAATGCAGGATATGCAATCAGGGGGAAATGGACGCACTCAATTAGAATTTATTGTCCCTGCAAGGGGTTTAATTGGCTTCCGTGGTGACTTTATCCGTATCACCAAAGGTGAGGGTATTATGAACCATAGTTTCCATGAATATCGTCCTTTAGTGGGTGATTTAGAAACCCGTTATAACGGTGTATTAACTTCCTTTGAGGAGGGTGTTTCTACTTTCTACGCCATGAAAAACGCTGAAGACAGAGGTATTTTCTTTATTCATCCGGGTACAAAAGTTTATAAAGGCATGATTATTGGTGAAAGTAACCGCGCTCAGGATGTAGAAATTAACGTTTGTAAAACCAAGCAGTTAACGAACCATCGATCGGCAACTGGTGATGAACTTGTGCAACTACAAGCCCCTGTAGAAATGAGTCTTGAACGTGCATTAGAGTATATTGGTGCTGATGAGTTAGTAGAAGTTACTCCTGAATCTATCCGTTTACGCAAATTAGGCAAAAAACTCGCCAAACGCTAG
- a CDS encoding amylosucrase: protein MYEQLSHSILNEILDQLKPEITEKELNHFYTRLGANFYSLFSLFQKLYGKRHDFKYQLLKLVEVMARQYIMRSSLLKQQDLAREKDFNWFLHQKWVGMTLYADGFAEDLPDLATKIDYFTELGVNLVHIMPILECPKNASDGGYAVSNYRKIDERVGDLQDISIIANLMKDRDIVLVLDIVVNHTSNEHEWAEKARQGDRKYQDYYYIFNNREIPDMFEKTLPEVFPQTAPGNFTYNPEMKKWVMTVFNNYQWDLNYQNPAVFIEMLDILLFWANQGVDILRLDAVAFLWKKIGGSSQNEEEAHILLQLFKDCCQVTAPGTLFIAEAIVAPLEIVKYFGEDAINAKECEIAYNATFMALLWDAVATKNANLIRQGVKNLPDKLERATWLNYIRCHDDIGLGFTDDDIFQAGYEPRSHRQFLLNYFSGKFKDTSARGLLFGQNPKNNDARISGTLTSLIGLESALEEGNQEKIDLSIKHILLLHSMIFSFGGIPLIYYGDEIGTLNDYSFMGNLSKANDTRWAHRPKIDWQKAEKRKIEGSIEYTIFTALQRMIRVRKEISAFGDFNNRELINLSNPHLFAFLRLDIQDKNNILVIGNFDASYQYLNLGKLHHSLFPLNYSEQIIDLYSGEYPTMFKDQLVLPPFRFYWLSIN from the coding sequence ATGTATGAACAACTATCTCACTCGATATTAAACGAAATTTTAGATCAACTCAAGCCAGAAATTACAGAAAAAGAACTTAATCACTTTTATACTCGCTTAGGTGCTAATTTTTATAGCCTTTTTTCTCTCTTTCAAAAACTCTACGGTAAGCGTCACGATTTTAAGTATCAGTTATTGAAATTGGTGGAAGTTATGGCTCGTCAGTATATCATGCGATCGAGCTTACTGAAACAACAGGATTTAGCAAGAGAAAAAGATTTCAACTGGTTTTTGCATCAAAAATGGGTAGGTATGACACTTTATGCCGATGGATTCGCTGAAGACTTACCAGATTTAGCGACAAAAATCGATTATTTTACCGAGTTGGGTGTTAACTTAGTCCATATTATGCCCATTTTGGAATGTCCCAAAAATGCTAGTGATGGCGGTTACGCCGTGAGTAACTATCGCAAAATTGACGAAAGAGTGGGAGATTTACAAGATATTTCCATCATCGCTAATTTGATGAAAGATAGGGATATTGTCCTTGTCTTAGATATTGTCGTAAATCATACCTCCAATGAGCATGAATGGGCAGAAAAAGCACGTCAGGGCGATCGAAAATATCAGGATTATTACTATATATTTAATAATCGGGAAATTCCCGATATGTTTGAAAAAACCCTCCCAGAAGTATTTCCCCAAACTGCACCGGGTAACTTCACCTATAATCCAGAAATGAAAAAATGGGTGATGACAGTATTTAATAACTATCAATGGGATTTAAACTATCAAAATCCTGCGGTATTTATCGAAATGCTGGATATTTTGCTCTTTTGGGCAAATCAAGGGGTTGATATTTTGCGCCTCGATGCCGTTGCTTTCCTGTGGAAAAAAATTGGCGGTAGTAGTCAAAATGAAGAAGAAGCCCATATTTTATTACAATTATTTAAAGATTGTTGTCAAGTCACCGCCCCCGGTACACTATTTATTGCGGAAGCGATTGTTGCACCCTTAGAAATCGTTAAATATTTTGGCGAAGATGCTATTAACGCTAAAGAATGCGAAATTGCTTATAATGCTACCTTTATGGCTTTGTTATGGGATGCCGTTGCTACGAAAAATGCTAATTTAATTAGACAAGGGGTAAAAAATTTACCTGACAAATTAGAACGGGCAACGTGGTTAAACTATATTAGGTGTCATGATGATATAGGCTTAGGGTTTACTGATGATGACATCTTTCAAGCTGGTTACGAACCTCGATCGCACCGTCAATTTTTGCTTAACTACTTCTCTGGAAAGTTCAAGGATACCTCCGCTAGGGGCTTATTATTTGGGCAAAATCCGAAAAATAATGATGCGCGGATTTCTGGCACATTAACCTCTTTAATTGGCTTGGAAAGTGCCTTAGAAGAAGGTAATCAGGAAAAAATTGATCTTAGTATTAAGCATATATTATTACTCCATAGTATGATTTTCTCCTTTGGGGGGATTCCTCTTATCTACTACGGGGATGAAATTGGTACTCTCAATGATTATTCTTTCATGGGCAACCTCAGTAAAGCTAATGATACTCGATGGGCGCATCGTCCGAAAATTGATTGGCAAAAAGCTGAAAAACGTAAAATTGAAGGCTCGATCGAATATACTATTTTTACGGCTTTACAAAGGATGATTCGAGTAAGAAAAGAAATTTCTGCTTTTGGAGATTTTAACAATCGAGAATTGATTAACCTGAGTAACCCTCATTTATTTGCCTTTTTAAGATTAGATATTCAAGATAAAAATAATATTTTAGTTATCGGTAATTTTGATGCTAGTTATCAATATTTAAACTTAGGAAAACTTCATCATAGTTTATTTCCCTTAAATTATAGTGAGCAAATTATTGATCTATACTCCGGAGAATATCCTACTATGTTTAAAGATCAATTAGTATTACCTCCTTTTCGTTTCTATTGGCTATCAATTAATTAG
- the rpsD gene encoding 30S ribosomal protein S4, giving the protein MARYTGPRLRVVRRLGDLPGLTRKNARRQYPPGQHGQNRRKRSEYAIRLEEKQKLRYNYGVSESQLVRYVKKARRVTGSTGQVLLQLLEMRLDNTVFRLGMAPTIPGARQLVNHGHIMVNGKVVDIASYQCRPGDVINVRKRDRSVNIVKNNLLNPGLANLPSHLEFDKDNLTGKVNGVIEREWIALNINELLVVEFYSRKA; this is encoded by the coding sequence ATGGCTCGATATACAGGACCTCGTTTGAGGGTAGTGCGTCGTTTAGGGGATTTACCCGGCTTAACTCGTAAAAATGCTCGTCGTCAGTATCCCCCCGGACAACACGGACAAAATCGCCGTAAACGTTCTGAGTACGCTATTCGTCTGGAAGAAAAGCAAAAACTTCGTTATAATTACGGTGTTAGCGAAAGTCAATTAGTTCGCTATGTTAAAAAAGCTCGTAGAGTAACTGGTTCTACTGGTCAAGTATTATTACAATTATTAGAAATGCGCCTTGATAATACCGTTTTTCGCCTTGGCATGGCTCCCACAATTCCGGGTGCTCGTCAATTGGTGAATCATGGTCATATTATGGTTAATGGTAAAGTTGTTGATATTGCTAGTTATCAGTGTCGCCCTGGTGATGTCATCAATGTTAGAAAAAGAGATCGCTCTGTTAATATTGTTAAAAATAATCTACTAAATCCCGGTTTGGCGAATCTTCCGAGTCATTTAGAGTTTGATAAAGATAATTTGACTGGTAAAGTTAATGGTGTCATTGAAAGAGAATGGATCGCTTTAAATATCAACGAACTACTTGTTGTTGAGTTCTACTCTCGTAAAGCGTAA
- a CDS encoding DUF1269 domain-containing protein: protein MSTLIAIAYDDIFKAEEVRLTLAKLQKEHLIELEDAAVVVKNTEGKIQLKQAVNLTTAGAASGGFWGLLIGTLFLVPLFGAAVGAATGAIGGALSDIGVDDNFMRELGETLKPDTSALFILIKKVTPDKVLDEVSKYGGTVLRTSLSKDDEEQLQSVLNTYGVKS from the coding sequence ATGAGTACTTTAATTGCGATCGCTTACGACGATATTTTTAAAGCTGAAGAAGTAAGGTTAACTCTTGCAAAACTACAAAAAGAACATTTAATCGAATTAGAAGATGCCGCTGTGGTGGTAAAAAATACCGAAGGAAAAATCCAACTCAAACAAGCCGTTAACCTTACCACTGCTGGTGCGGCTAGTGGTGGTTTTTGGGGATTATTAATCGGTACTTTATTCCTCGTACCCTTATTTGGTGCTGCGGTGGGTGCCGCTACTGGGGCGATCGGTGGTGCATTGAGTGACATTGGTGTGGATGACAATTTTATGAGAGAATTAGGAGAGACTTTAAAACCTGACACCTCAGCTTTATTTATCCTCATCAAAAAAGTAACCCCTGATAAAGTATTAGACGAAGTCAGCAAATATGGCGGTACTGTTTTACGCACTTCTTTAAGTAAAGATGATGAAGAGCAGTTACAATCTGTTTTAAATACCTATGGCGTAAAATCCTAG
- the apcB gene encoding allophycocyanin subunit beta, with protein MLLDAVTNLIKNYDVSGRYLDRNALDSLKSYYQSGTLRLQVAAIINANSPELVKNAGRQLFEEVPELIRAGGNAYTTRRYSACLRDMDYYLRYASYALVAGDNTVLDERVLQGLKETYNSLCVPIAPTVRGIQIMKEMIKELVLQAGIDNTDFVDAPFDHLTRELSDISI; from the coding sequence ATGTTACTAGACGCTGTAACTAATTTAATTAAAAATTATGATGTCTCCGGTCGCTATTTAGATCGTAATGCCCTTGATTCCTTAAAATCTTATTATCAATCTGGTACGCTCAGATTACAAGTTGCCGCCATAATTAACGCCAATTCTCCTGAATTAGTGAAAAATGCAGGGCGCCAATTGTTTGAAGAAGTACCCGAATTAATTCGAGCTGGAGGAAATGCTTACACTACTCGTCGTTATTCGGCTTGTTTAAGAGACATGGATTATTACCTTCGCTATGCTAGTTATGCTTTAGTAGCTGGTGATAATACTGTCTTAGATGAAAGAGTTTTACAAGGTTTGAAAGAAACTTATAATTCTCTTTGTGTACCCATTGCCCCTACCGTCAGAGGTATTCAAATAATGAAAGAAATGATTAAGGAATTAGTATTACAAGCAGGAATTGATAATACTGATTTTGTCGATGCTCCTTTTGATCATTTGACTAGAGAATTAAGCGATATTTCCATCTAA
- a CDS encoding Ppx/GppA phosphatase family protein — translation MANTYQVSSNVLTKKRALKDCILGAIDIGTNSIHMVVVQINAQFPSFSIIAKEKDTVRLGDRDPETGNLTKEAINRSLSALKRCKNLAQTMKADQIIAVATSATREAPNGQEFLKQVENELGIVVDLISGQEEARRIYLGVLSGMDFGGKIHSVIDIGGGSTEIILGDKEETRVLSSTKVGAVRLTQDFIHSDPINPKEFIALQAYIRGMLERPVEEFKNALKLGEKPILVGTSGTAETIALIHATETQGNEPLTLNGYQIPRRDIEGILKRLVSMNYHQRMTLTGMSERRAEIIIAGVTILVEGMKMLNIDSLTICERALREGVIVDWMLQHGYIEDRLAFQGEVRSRNVYKIAHKYQVDLPHAEKIADFALNIFDRTRHQLHSWGELEREFLWSATILHNSGLYISHSAHHKHSYYLIRNAELLGFSEIEIELIAQIARYHRKSKPKRKHETYAYLSDNHRKMIKQLSAILRLAIALDRRQIGAIKELECQYDSEYRQLHLHLTPAQPDDDCSLELWNLDYKKPIFEQEFQVKVLTTLHRGC, via the coding sequence ATGGCAAACACCTATCAAGTATCTAGTAATGTCTTGACGAAAAAAAGAGCTTTAAAAGATTGTATTCTTGGTGCGATCGATATTGGTACAAACTCGATTCATATGGTAGTTGTACAAATTAATGCTCAATTTCCCTCTTTTAGTATTATCGCTAAAGAAAAGGATACCGTAAGACTGGGCGATCGAGACCCAGAAACAGGAAATCTTACCAAAGAAGCCATAAATCGCTCTTTATCTGCTCTCAAACGCTGTAAAAATCTGGCTCAAACCATGAAAGCTGATCAGATTATTGCAGTTGCTACCAGTGCCACAAGGGAAGCACCTAACGGGCAAGAGTTTTTAAAACAAGTGGAAAATGAACTAGGTATTGTGGTTGATTTAATTTCAGGACAAGAGGAAGCCCGAAGAATTTATCTAGGGGTGTTATCAGGTATGGATTTTGGCGGGAAAATTCATTCTGTTATCGATATTGGAGGAGGCTCAACGGAGATAATATTAGGAGATAAAGAAGAAACAAGGGTTTTAAGTAGTACAAAAGTGGGAGCTGTTCGTCTTACTCAAGATTTTATTCATAGTGACCCCATTAATCCCAAAGAATTTATTGCTTTACAGGCTTATATAAGGGGGATGTTAGAACGCCCCGTAGAGGAGTTTAAAAATGCCTTAAAATTAGGGGAAAAACCGATTTTGGTGGGTACATCTGGCACGGCGGAAACCATTGCCTTGATTCACGCTACAGAAACTCAAGGAAATGAGCCTTTAACCCTCAATGGTTATCAGATTCCACGACGGGATATTGAAGGGATTTTAAAGCGTCTTGTTTCTATGAATTATCATCAGCGCATGACATTGACGGGAATGTCTGAGCGCAGGGCAGAAATTATCATCGCTGGGGTAACTATTTTAGTGGAAGGGATGAAAATGCTTAATATAGATTCTCTCACCATTTGTGAACGGGCGTTGCGGGAAGGGGTAATTGTGGACTGGATGTTGCAACACGGTTACATTGAAGACCGTTTAGCATTTCAAGGAGAAGTTCGATCGAGAAATGTCTATAAAATCGCCCATAAATATCAAGTGGATTTACCCCATGCTGAAAAGATAGCAGATTTTGCTCTTAATATCTTCGATCGAACTCGTCATCAATTACACTCTTGGGGGGAATTAGAAAGAGAATTTTTGTGGTCAGCAACTATCTTACATAACTCTGGTTTATACATATCTCACTCCGCCCATCATAAACATTCTTACTATTTAATTCGCAATGCCGAGTTATTGGGTTTTAGTGAAATAGAGATAGAGTTAATCGCCCAAATTGCCCGTTATCATCGCAAAAGTAAGCCTAAACGCAAACACGAAACCTATGCTTATTTATCAGACAATCATCGTAAAATGATTAAACAATTAAGCGCTATTCTTCGATTAGCCATTGCGCTCGATCGAAGACAAATAGGCGCAATAAAAGAGTTAGAATGTCAATATGATAGTGAATATAGACAACTCCATTTACATCTTACCCCAGCGCAACCCGATGACGATTGTTCTTTAGAATTGTGGAATTTAGACTATAAAAAACCCATTTTTGAGCAAGAATTTCAAGTCAAAGTTTTAACCACCTTACATAGAGGGTGTTAA
- the tilS gene encoding tRNA lysidine(34) synthetase TilS has translation MWTNYHSKFHQTLKDRLLLPKNSKILIAVSGGQDSLCLAKLCLEIRSKWHWHIAIAHYDHGWALDEGLAIHVEKIAHNWGIEFYLNKAIETIPETEAQARKYRYEGLIDIAKNHQFNYLLTGHTLSDRGETFIYNLIRGAGMEGLSALHWTRKLTDHITLVRPLLNFTRSDTLSFCQQFQLPIWEDKYNHNKKFARNRLRLDLIPYIKKEFNPKIEQHLAQTAEILRSDVEFLTQEAEKLLNLALNHDTLTRSILKDKPLSLQRRVIRMFLNQKLETMTNFEEIEAVVRLIDAPNLHRTSSLSQGKFAQVREDSIVISNK, from the coding sequence ATGTGGACTAATTATCATAGTAAATTTCATCAAACGTTAAAAGATCGCCTATTATTGCCGAAAAATAGTAAAATCCTCATAGCAGTATCCGGAGGGCAAGATTCTCTTTGTTTAGCTAAATTATGCTTAGAAATTCGATCGAAGTGGCATTGGCACATTGCTATCGCTCATTATGATCATGGTTGGGCATTAGATGAAGGATTAGCCATTCATGTGGAAAAAATTGCCCATAATTGGGGTATAGAATTTTATTTAAACAAAGCAATAGAAACCATCCCCGAAACCGAAGCCCAAGCTAGAAAATATCGTTATGAAGGGTTAATCGATATTGCCAAGAATCATCAATTTAATTATCTACTAACAGGACACACTTTGAGCGATCGAGGCGAAACTTTCATCTATAACTTAATTAGAGGTGCAGGAATGGAAGGATTAAGCGCCTTACATTGGACAAGAAAACTTACCGATCATATTACCCTAGTTCGTCCCTTACTCAACTTTACTCGCAGTGATACCCTAAGTTTTTGTCAACAATTCCAGTTACCCATTTGGGAAGACAAATATAACCACAACAAAAAATTTGCCCGTAATCGTCTTCGTCTTGATTTAATACCCTATATCAAAAAAGAATTTAATCCTAAGATAGAACAACATCTAGCTCAAACAGCAGAGATTTTACGCTCAGATGTAGAATTTTTAACTCAAGAAGCCGAAAAATTGTTGAATTTAGCCCTCAATCATGACACCTTAACTCGATCGATCCTCAAAGATAAACCTCTCAGTTTACAGAGGAGAGTAATTAGGATGTTTTTAAACCAAAAACTCGAAACAATGACTAATTTCGAGGAAATAGAAGCCGTTGTGAGATTAATTGATGCACCCAACCTCCACCGAACCTCTAGTTTATCTCAAGGTAAATTTGCTCAAGTCAGAGAAGATTCGATCGTTATTAGTAATAAATAA